The window GCGATCTGCTGGAGCTCCTCGGGGCTCAGATCGGCGAACAGCGGCACCCGCTGCAGCACTTCGACGGGGGCGCCGCGCATTCAGGGTCCGGCCTTGGTGATCGCCCGGCACTGAAGCAGAACCAGACCGTCATCGGCAAATGCCCACTCCAGATCACGACCGGGGCCGTAGACCTCCTCACAGCGCAGGGCGAGGCGGTTCAGGGCCTGCAGCTGGGCGTCATCGAGGCAAAGCCGCTCCACCAGCTCGCTCGGCAGCGTCTCCTGGCGGGTGCCGCCCCCGGCCAGCGGCCGGATCGCCACGGTCTTGTAGCCCGGCCGACACTCCCGCACCTGCCCGGCCCGATCGAGGCAGATGTGGTCGGGGATCACCAGGCCCGCCACCACCGCCTCCCCCAGGCCCCAGCTCGCTTCGATCACCCGCTCGTCGACACCGGTGACGGGGTTGCGGGTGAACATCACCCCGGCGCTGACGGGGGAAAGCAGCGTCTGGACGACGACGCCGACGCTGGGGCGGCTGAACAGGCCCACCCGCTTGCGGTAGCTGATGGCGGAATCGGAGTTGGCCGACCACCAGACATCCCGCAGCGCCGCGGCCAGCGCCTCCAGGGCGGGCACGTTGAGCAGGGTCAGGTGCTGGCCGGCGAAGCTGGCGGCGGCGCCGTCCTCGTCGATGGCGGAGGAGCGCACCGCCAGCGGACCGCTCAGGTCGCCCACCGCCGCCAGCACCTCGGCGATGGCGTCATCGTCGCCACTGGCCACCGCCTCCACCAGATCGGCGGCGAGGGCGAAGCCGCTCGGCACCGGCAGGCCGTCGCGCAGGGCCTGGCCCAGGCCCACGGCCTTGGCCCCGAAGCAGGCGAGATCGTCGGCCGCCGCGAGGGGAACGACCCTGCTCATGCCAGCACCGTCACCTCACCGGCGGTGCCGTCCACCCGCAGGCGCTGGCCGTCGCCGATGCGCTGGGTGGCTTCGCGGGTGCCCACCACCCCGGGGATGCCGTACTCCCGGGCCACGATCGCCGCGTGGGAGAGCAGGCCGCCGCTGTCGGTGACGATCCCGCCCAGCAGGGGCAGCAGGATGTTGAAGGCTTCGGTGGTCGAGACGGTCACCAGGATGTCGCCGCGCTGGATCCGGTCGAACTCCGACGGGTGGGAGACCAGACGGGCCGGCCCCTCAACGGTCCCCTGGCTGGCGGCCAGACCCCGCAGCCGGTCGGCCTCGTGGGGGGCCGCCGAACTGCCGAACAGGGCCTCCAGGGCCAGGCCGGTGGCGCGCATCATGCGGGCGGCGGCGGCGGGCAGCCCGGCCAGGTCCGGGGGCGGCGGCGGGGTGCCGATGGTGGCCGGTGCCTCCTTGGCGCTGTGGGCGGCGCGGTAGGCGGCGCGGGCGGCCAGGACATCGGCATCCGGGTCGGGGCTGCCGCCCAGCAGGGCGGCCAGCTCATCGAGGTCGGCGTCGAGGCCGTGGAGCGGATCGTGGAGCCGGCCGCGGTCCGCCAGGCGCCGGCCGGCGGCCAGGACCGCCCGCCGCATCAGCCCCGACGCCCAGATGTCACTGAACACCCCCCGTTCATCGCGGATCGGGTAGGTGAGCCTGGCCTCCTCGAGCAGCTCATCGAACTGGCTGCGGTGCGCCTCCGGCACCGCAGCCCGCACCGTGGCGATGCGGTCCTGCAGATCGGAGGGAGCGGCCTGCTCGGCCACCGCGGCCCGGATGGCGCGCAGCAGGGCATCGGGCAGTTCGAGGGCAAAGGGGTTGGAGATGTCAAAGCCATCCAGCAGCCGGTAGCCCACCAGATCGAGGTAGGCGCTAGCCGCTGCGCCGGTGCCCCCCTCCAGGCCGCGCAGCTGGGCGAGCACCGCCCCGGCCTCCCCGGGGGCCTCCAGCAGCTCCCGGGCCTTGGAATCGCCACGGATGGCGGCGATCAGCTCCCCGAGCTCGGTCGATGCCCCCGCCGACACCGGCGAGCTGCCCCGCATCAGGCCGAGCAACTGGGCCGCCGGCAGGCCGGTCCAGTCGCCCACATGGGCGAGGAAGTCGCCGGTGGGCACGATCGCGGCCGCCGTGAACCGCATGTGCTGGTACAGCATCTGGGCGTGGTGGTCGCGGCAGCGGCCCAGGTGGGCCACCAGGGCGTCATCGGCGAGCGCCTCAAGATCGATGGCCTGGATGGCGCGGTGGGCCTGGATCGCCGCCGGCTTGAACGTCCCGTTCCAGTCGCGCAGCTGCTCCCGCCAGACCTTCTCGGCGAACGCCGCCTCGGCCCGGGCAAAGCGCTCGGGGACCTCGGCCGGATCAAGCGGCGTCACCCGCTTGTAGGCGAAGCCGTTGACGTAGGCCATCTCGAGCGAGTCGATCAGCATCCCGTAGGAGCGGGCGAACTCGCCGGTGCCGCGCTGGAAGGCTGGCGGGTGGATGGTGCTCCAGTAGCGGGTGGCCGGCCGGGGGAAGTGAACCGGATCGAGTTCCCAGAAGCCGGGGCCGGGGGAATCGAAGCGAAGCTCGGACGCGGGGCCGGTGAACGCCAAGGGCAGCTCCGGGGGGATCGGATGGGGCTGGGGGGAACCTAGGCGAGGTTCCCCCGCCCGCCTTCAGGCTCCGCCAGCCCGCATCAGCCGCTGCAGCTGGCCGCTCTCCAGTTCCAGCACCCGGCGGGCGAAGTCCGGGTCCCGCTCCAGCACCGCATCGAAGGAATCCACTGGCACGGCCAGCAGGCGGGTGCCGTCGGCCTCGGCGACGATCGTGCTTTCGGAGGCGCTGTGGGTCAGCACCTGGAGCTCGTCGAGCACCCGGCCGGGCTGGAGATCCTCCACCCAGGTGCGCTGACCTTCCCGGTGCAGGACCCGGGCCCGGCCCTCGATCAGCAGCAGCAGTTCGCGGCAGGTGTCGCCCGTCTCGGTGATCAGTTCGCCCTTGGCGAAGGAGCGCACATCGGCCTGGGAGGCGAGGGCATCGAGGGTGTCGGCGTCGCTGCGGCGGAAGAAATCGCTGGTGGCCAGGAACACCCGCTTCTCCAGCTCCGGAAAACCACGCAACTCCGGAGGGCCTTGAAGCGCCTCGACGGCCCGGGCGGTCTGGCGCAGCAGGGCTGGGGCCCCCGGCCCAGCCAGCTCGGCCGCCAGGGCCCTGGCCCGGCCGCCATCGAGGCAGGCCGTCAGGAACAGGGCGGCCGACGAGAGCGTGGGGCTGGGGTCGGCGGCCAGGCTGGCCAGGAAGCTGAGGGTCTCGTCGACGGGCACCTCCAGGGAACAGAAGGGGGCCGCTCCGCCGGGGTGGGAGAGGGCCTCGGCGACGGCCGCCGGCAGGCGGCGCTCCCAGCCCTCCCGGCGCAGCAGATCGGGCAGCGCCAGCGGCGCGATGGCCTGGAGGCGCTGCACCAGGGCCGGCACCGCCGGATCCTCCTGGAGGGTGGCCAGGCCATCGAGGATCGCCCGCAGGGTCAGTTCCTTGCGCAGTTGCAGCCGGTCGTCGAGCAGGGCCAGCACGGCGGACTGGTGACGCAGGGCGCTCTGGTGCAGGGCCCGGTAGCCGTCGGTGAGGGCCGGCAGCCGCCCCAGCAGCAACTCCACCTTGTGGATCGCCGCCGCGGCGGGGGAGAGGTCGTCGAGCACCCGCTCCTCCTCGCCGGAGGAGATGCCGTACTCGCGCCGCAGGGCCAGCAGGGAAGCTCCATCGGGGCCGCCCGCCACCGGGCCGCTGCCGAGGCGCTGCACCAGCATCAGCCGCTCCAGCGACTTGCGGTAGCCGCTGAGGCGGATCTGGTCCTCCAGGCTGCGGCGGCTGTCGGGATCGAGGAGGCCGGGATCCTCCACGCCGAGTTCATCGAGCACCTGACGGTGCTCGCCGTCGCTGATGCCGAGGGAGAGGCGCATCTGCTTGAGCACCTCCAAGCTGCTGGCGGCGTTGACGAAGCCCTCCTCCAGGGCTTCCCGCACCACGCCCTTGTAGGCCTCGAGCCGCTTCTGGCCGGTGAAGCCCGGCAGCACCTTGGCCAGCACGTACACCTCCTCGGTGCCCAGGTCGGCGAGGGAGCGGCCGTCGAGGTAGCGGCCCACGTCCAGGTCCATGCGGGTGAGCTGCTTGCGGAAGCGCTCGGCCAGGTTCTCGCGGCCGTAGAGGTCGGGGGAGCGGTTCCAGGCGCGGTAGAGCCAGAGGGTGCTGACGGCCACCAAGGTCACGTCGAACAGGTACTGGACCCAGGCGGGCGCCAGCAGCAGCAGCGGCCGGCCGGCGAACAGGAAGAAGAAGTTGAAGACCAGGAAGGTGGCCACCACGAACACCCGGTGGCGGATCCGCTCGCGATCGGGCTCGGCGCCGCGGCGCCGCACGCGGCTGCGCAGCGCCGACTCGATCGCCCGGCCGGCGAGGGTGCCCAGCCAGGTGCACAGCCCCAGGAACAGGGGCACCGCCACCAGCTTGGGCACATCGATCGGCTGGCCGAACAGGTAGAAGCCCGGCCGCAGCAGCTGGGCCAGCTGGTCCTCCTGGCGCAGCCAGACGCCGGAGAAGTAGTAGTCCCAGTTGCCGGCGTAGACGTAGTAGTAGACGAAGTAGCCGAACACCAGGCCCAGGTAGCCGTAGCGCTCGAAGGCGAAGGCGGGGGAGGGGAGCTTGGCCCAGTAGAGGCGCTCGGCGTCGATGTCGATGCAGGGCTGCTGGCAGGCCACGCAGGCGCTCTGCTCGCTGCCGTCGGGCTGGACGGTGCGGCACATCGACTGGGTGATCGGCGTGCTGGCCATGTGGGCCTTGCTGCCCAGCAGGCCGGTGGGGGTGGAGAAGACGCTCTGCACCGGCGCCATCGGGCAGAAGTACTGGCACCAGCTCTTGCCGCCATAGAGCCAGCCCACGGCGATGGCGCAGGCGATGGTGAAGCTGAGCCAGGCGAACAGCACCAGGCGGTCGGCATTGAAGAACAGGATGCGGCCGCAGAGGCCGACGAACAGCCAGCCGAACTGCAGCCGGGAGTAGTGCTTGCCGAGCCAGGAATCGCCCGGCACCTTGGCCAGCTGCAGGCGCTTCTCACCGGTCTTGGGGTTCACCTTGGCGATCTGGCGCTGCAGCCCCAGGGCGCGTGGGATCTGGGAGAGGAAGGAGAGCGGGCAGATCCGCCGCCACAGCTCATGGCCGAACACCAGCAGGATGAAGATCCCCGAGGGCACCACCAGGCCCCAGAACAGGGTGGTGCCCAGGGGATAGGGGGTCTCGCTCAGGCAGGTGCCCTGCACCGTCACGCAGGCCTCCGGCAGCCGCAGGGGGCTCCAGAGGTGGTCGGGCTCGGTGAAGCGGGGCGTGAACGGGTCGTACAGCAGGGAAAGGATGATCAGCAGCCAGCCGGTGGTGAGCGCCCAGCGCACCAGATGCATCCGCCGTTCCGTCACTGATGGCCCTCGCCGCTGTGCCCAGGTGGCGCAGACCTTAGCGGTGGCCTCATAAAGCTGACTGGCCGGCGGTGCCGGGGGCGCCAGGGCCGCCAAAATCGCAGCCATGACGTTCTTCTCCCGCCACTGGAGCACCTACCGCCAGGTGCTGGAGCACGACCTGATGGAGCACGGTGCCCTCACCGCCGCGCTCACCGGAACGATCGATGGCTGGCTGGAGCAGCGCGGGCCCGGAGCGCCGGCTCCCCACGCGCTCGACCTGGGCTGCGGCGACCTGTCCCTGCTGCCGCCGCTGCTGCGGCGCCTGCCGCTGGCGTCGTTCACGGGGATCGACCTGAACGGCGCGGTGCTGCCGCTGGCCGGCGAAGCCTTGGGCCCGGTGCCCTACCCCTGCCGGTTCCTCGAAGGGGACCTGCTGGCCTGGGCCGAGGCGGAGCCGGAGGGGCCGCCGATGGACCTGCTGCTGAGCAGCTTCGCCGTGCATCACCTGCAGGAGCCGGACAAGGGCCGTTTCCTGCGGGGCTGCCGCCGCCGCATCGCGCCGGGGGGCCTGCTGCTCTGGGCCGATGTGTTCCGCGCCCCGGGGGAGAGCCGTGACACCTACGTGGACCGCTACAGCGCCCGGGTGCACAGCTGGAGCCCCCTGGAGCCGGAACGGCAGGAGGAGGTGATCGCCCACCTCAGCCAGTGGGACCACCCGGCCGACCCCGAGACGATCGTGAAGGAGGCGGAGGCGGCCGGCTGGCGGTGGCAGTGGGGCTGGCGGGGCCAGCACCGGGCCGAAGCCCTGGCGGTGCTGAGGCCAGTTCAGCAGGGGCGTCCCTGATCGGGGGAGCCGCACCCCCAGGTCGAACAGAACGAGGGATCGCGACCTGAACGAACAGGCCTCAGGTGAAACACCCGGGCCACGACCAGCAGGATCGAGGTGTCAACAAAAAACGCGACAGCACACGTGTGGAGAGATGGGTAGGTTGTCAACGACTTCGACGCGAAGTCCAAACGTTTTCACTCCCAGCACTCTCTAATCACACGGTGCGTTCATATTCCGGTTATCAATTCTGGTCTCACCTCCTGGCGCTTGCGTGCCTGATTTCAGCATCGGCATCCAGCGCCACACCCCAGGGCCAACGACCGCTTCGCGTGGTGGTGAGCGAAGCCTTCCCGCCGATCAGCTTCGTCGATTCCCAGGGCCGGATCCAGGGGTTGGCACGGGATCGCTGGGACCTGTGGGAGCGGCGCACGGGAATACCGGTGGAGCTGCAGGCGATGGACTGGCTGGAGGCCCAGAAGGCTGTCCAGGCCGGCCGCGCCGACGTCATCGCCGCGATGGCCCGCACCCAGGACAGGGAGAAGATCTACGCCTTCACCAAACCCTATCTGGAGGTGGATGTTCGCCTCTATTACGACCGCAAGCTGAGCGGAATCGTTGATCTCGACACCAGCAAGGCCTTCAAGGTCGGTGTCCGCGCCGGTGACGTGTGCATCGAGGAACTCACCGCTGCCGGCAACCGCACCTTTCGCGTCTACCCGGACTACAGCGCCCTGATCCAGGCGTCCACCTCCGGAAGCCTGCCGGTGTTCTGCATGAACGAACTGCCGGCGAATTACATCCTGGCCAGGGAGGGACTGAGCGATCAATTCCTGCAATCGCCGCCGGTCTACACCTCGGCCATGTATGAGGCTGTTCTCAGGAACAACACCGCCC of the Cyanobium sp. AMD-g genome contains:
- a CDS encoding PEP/pyruvate-binding domain-containing protein, translated to MSRVVPLAAADDLACFGAKAVGLGQALRDGLPVPSGFALAADLVEAVASGDDDAIAEVLAAVGDLSGPLAVRSSAIDEDGAAASFAGQHLTLLNVPALEALAAALRDVWWSANSDSAISYRKRVGLFSRPSVGVVVQTLLSPVSAGVMFTRNPVTGVDERVIEASWGLGEAVVAGLVIPDHICLDRAGQVRECRPGYKTVAIRPLAGGGTRQETLPSELVERLCLDDAQLQALNRLALRCEEVYGPGRDLEWAFADDGLVLLQCRAITKAGP
- a CDS encoding PEP-utilizing enzyme gives rise to the protein MAFTGPASELRFDSPGPGFWELDPVHFPRPATRYWSTIHPPAFQRGTGEFARSYGMLIDSLEMAYVNGFAYKRVTPLDPAEVPERFARAEAAFAEKVWREQLRDWNGTFKPAAIQAHRAIQAIDLEALADDALVAHLGRCRDHHAQMLYQHMRFTAAAIVPTGDFLAHVGDWTGLPAAQLLGLMRGSSPVSAGASTELGELIAAIRGDSKARELLEAPGEAGAVLAQLRGLEGGTGAAASAYLDLVGYRLLDGFDISNPFALELPDALLRAIRAAVAEQAAPSDLQDRIATVRAAVPEAHRSQFDELLEEARLTYPIRDERGVFSDIWASGLMRRAVLAAGRRLADRGRLHDPLHGLDADLDELAALLGGSPDPDADVLAARAAYRAAHSAKEAPATIGTPPPPPDLAGLPAAAARMMRATGLALEALFGSSAAPHEADRLRGLAASQGTVEGPARLVSHPSEFDRIQRGDILVTVSTTEAFNILLPLLGGIVTDSGGLLSHAAIVAREYGIPGVVGTREATQRIGDGQRLRVDGTAGEVTVLA
- a CDS encoding cyclic nucleotide-binding domain-containing protein → MAAILAALAPPAPPASQLYEATAKVCATWAQRRGPSVTERRMHLVRWALTTGWLLIILSLLYDPFTPRFTEPDHLWSPLRLPEACVTVQGTCLSETPYPLGTTLFWGLVVPSGIFILLVFGHELWRRICPLSFLSQIPRALGLQRQIAKVNPKTGEKRLQLAKVPGDSWLGKHYSRLQFGWLFVGLCGRILFFNADRLVLFAWLSFTIACAIAVGWLYGGKSWCQYFCPMAPVQSVFSTPTGLLGSKAHMASTPITQSMCRTVQPDGSEQSACVACQQPCIDIDAERLYWAKLPSPAFAFERYGYLGLVFGYFVYYYVYAGNWDYYFSGVWLRQEDQLAQLLRPGFYLFGQPIDVPKLVAVPLFLGLCTWLGTLAGRAIESALRSRVRRRGAEPDRERIRHRVFVVATFLVFNFFFLFAGRPLLLLAPAWVQYLFDVTLVAVSTLWLYRAWNRSPDLYGRENLAERFRKQLTRMDLDVGRYLDGRSLADLGTEEVYVLAKVLPGFTGQKRLEAYKGVVREALEEGFVNAASSLEVLKQMRLSLGISDGEHRQVLDELGVEDPGLLDPDSRRSLEDQIRLSGYRKSLERLMLVQRLGSGPVAGGPDGASLLALRREYGISSGEEERVLDDLSPAAAAIHKVELLLGRLPALTDGYRALHQSALRHQSAVLALLDDRLQLRKELTLRAILDGLATLQEDPAVPALVQRLQAIAPLALPDLLRREGWERRLPAAVAEALSHPGGAAPFCSLEVPVDETLSFLASLAADPSPTLSSAALFLTACLDGGRARALAAELAGPGAPALLRQTARAVEALQGPPELRGFPELEKRVFLATSDFFRRSDADTLDALASQADVRSFAKGELITETGDTCRELLLLIEGRARVLHREGQRTWVEDLQPGRVLDELQVLTHSASESTIVAEADGTRLLAVPVDSFDAVLERDPDFARRVLELESGQLQRLMRAGGA
- a CDS encoding trans-aconitate 2-methyltransferase; protein product: MTFFSRHWSTYRQVLEHDLMEHGALTAALTGTIDGWLEQRGPGAPAPHALDLGCGDLSLLPPLLRRLPLASFTGIDLNGAVLPLAGEALGPVPYPCRFLEGDLLAWAEAEPEGPPMDLLLSSFAVHHLQEPDKGRFLRGCRRRIAPGGLLLWADVFRAPGESRDTYVDRYSARVHSWSPLEPERQEEVIAHLSQWDHPADPETIVKEAEAAGWRWQWGWRGQHRAEALAVLRPVQQGRP